AATTACAGAAAATCCAAACCCTTTGAAGAGAGTGAGAGATAGAAGAAAGCGTTTGAGAGCAACACGGGTATCCTCGCCATGCAAGATGCGCACCTCTTCAAAGCCTTTCCTTGTGACCCTTTGGCACCAACGCTACTACACAAATtttgtttttcaaattattgttttttaatGAGCAAATACCCAACTctcaacaaacccatttttgccCCCCAAAACTTATCATTAATCACTCAATAGCTCTACACCAATTTTTCTATTCTTTCGTCTCAATTTAAGTGATAGTATTTGATTGGATACATACCTTaagaattaaaaaagaaaaaaaattgaaatttatgaaataaaataaggcAAAGATATTTATGTGGCTAGAATCATCTTATCaagagataaaataaaaagtttaacGTTAAAATATTACTACTATACGTGTCATTCTATATTATactaactaaaaagaaaagagtgTTGCATAATTTGTGATAGTAAAAGTATTAAATGGTAATGTAAACTTTTTTCACTTTATTGGGATGGTaagttaattattatttttatccaGTTACTAATTAATATTGTTAGGCTGTTTCAgctcaaaaatattcttaataagATGTGATATTGTCTGTTTTGGATAAAAACTACATGAATTTTCCTAAAAAGCCTTATACCATTAAAAGATCATACATCGTATTTGtaacttttcaattttttcaactaTCAATGTGAAATTTTATTCACACACCCGATAATCTCCCCCTCAAATTGAGTTCCACGTGGTCCATTATTATGATCCACGAGTCAATTCTGAAATTCACTGTGTGACACCCATATAACTTGAGTATTTTAGGCAACAAAAGTCCTCGACTAGCATGTTTTTTTATGTGAGTGTCTATAAACTCATATGGGAAGAATCGAGCCACACATTGTCATCTGCCTTTGTCATACTCATTCTATTGAACCTAGACTGTAATACTAGTTATTGTGTTGTTCCAACTAAAAAATCTTCTTAATAATGTGTGTTATTGTCTAATTTGGATCAAAATCACATGACTTTTTCTAAAATACCTCGCATTGTTGAGAATTCACATACCTTATATAtagcttttcaattttttcatctACTATTATGGGAGCTTGTATGCATTCCCAACACGATATTGAATCAATTGATAAATATCCACTTGAGAATGTCATAAATAAAGTGTTAAGTTGTAAATGATTATATTTCCTACCATATCCATTACACTCATAATTGTgtgatgtggcaaacatttaaATTGTACTTAcgatatataattatattttttaaaatacaaaatataactacattttgaattttgtagAAAATAACATGCATTCATACAACTATTTCATGCTATGATATACATTGACATAGTTGATACCGTCTTTTCATTGATACTCGCCTTATACAATAATCATAACTATGGTTCGTAATATATACATTGTAGCTATGTTACGTAATTTCTCTCTAAATTGTAGCTATTTATAAAATGTTGTTAATGAAATTTGGTAGACCAGACCTTGTGCTAGTCCACAGTTCACTTAGAATTGAGTCGGACTAACATTTACGGGCGGATAAATTAGATAAAATATCTAATATGtcaaaatttctaattaaaataATCCAATTACCATTAATTATTGTAAATGATCGCTCaatacattatttttttcagtGGGAGTACTTTTTGCTATACTAATCTTCTACTCTTACTTCTTTAGTTCTCCTGCTTGTTCTTTTCTTCTATGTTTTTATGCTTATTCTTTGTTCCTTTCAGCCATTAAAGCTTCCTTAAAAATTGACGTAccgaaaatataaattattttaagtaAATAATATGTCAAAAAACTTGAAACTTTGAGATGAATTtgtatttaaaattgaagattGTTTAGAGCAGATTTAAATTGGtcgaaattaaaatatatatatatatatataatttttattttatttttacctaTATGACTATATAAGATGCTCTTTTCGAAGTCCTTCCACAATCTCCAATCCGCTAAAACTGAGTGAATAATCAACGTGCctcaaatataaattattttaaatgaataatatatttaaaaaactcaaaattttaagaTGAGCtcatatttaaaaattgaaactgCTTAAAAGAGATTTGAATTAATCAAATATGTATATACAgagataatataatttttttttttttacccgtACAATTATATACGATGCTCTTTTTCGAAGCCCTTCCAAAGTCTCCAACCCGCTAAAACTGAGTTGGATTGGGTAGGCCGTCAACGATACGTTAAACATAAAAGCGCTAAGGAAACTCAAAAGTCTcaatttcatttccttttttgttttaCTTTTCCCAAATCAAGTGCTATATATATAACAATGGAGAAAATTTGGCTGAGAGACCCATTCAAGTCCTCAATTAACAAAATGGTCTTCTATTATTTactcaatttaaaatatatcaaaataaatgagAAAAGGCACTtaatgaataattaaaatataattaaaatattagatAAACTAGGGAcctatttataaataaattaaatatataaaccTAATAGAAGTGACATTGACTGcacattcaaaaaaaaattacttggcTCAGCCAAATTTTCTCATTGCAGCGGCACATTATCTCTTTCTCCTCCCTTCTTGCTAAAGACAGATTGCTTATTCAATTTACTCATCTTTTAAACTCTCTTTTTGagtatttttcttgaattacTAAATTGTAAGTTTTCTACTCTCCCTTAACTCTACCCATCAACCTTAttttgtaaagaaaaatattatagtaATAGATAtgcaattaaaatttatatgaagttatattaaagtaattgcATTTTCTTTGTGGGTGTTGTTTCTTGATCATAACTTTTACTTGTTCTTTGAAGAATTTATGGTGCGAGTCGATCCTAAAAATGTTGATCGCGAGCTAGAGGAGAATCAGGTGCACCTTCATTTTTAgcttttcaacttaaatttctCATCTCAGTGAGAAAGGAATCATTATTGCTATAATTAAAGTGACAGATAAtaaattgattcgactaagtaAAAATCTGTCACGATTTACGTGACCAATTATTAATTGATCTACTCAATCAACCATCGATCTGCTTTATAAAATCATCCAAAAGgctaaaatattttgtttaccAAATCAGGCGATTGATAGTACATTAATCTGAATAATGTAAAAATCAGGCTgattttctaaatatataataGATCGATTAATAGTTTGTCAAATACATTTATAATCAGTCCTTTAAAATATTGACACCAATCTTTAGTTTTTCTTATTTGTCTAATTGATATTACATTTGTTAGAATATCTTCAGGAATATGATATATCTAGCGAGGAGGATGAGTCTTCTAAAATCGTTAGTGATGGGAATGAGTCTTTTGAGACATCTAGTAATGGGATGAATCTACTGAGACATCTAGTAACGGGGATGAATCTGCTGAGGAGAATGATATATTATTGATACCAGAACGTGAAACCTCAGTAGACCTCTCCCAATATAATTTGCGTAAGAAATTGGAGGACGAGGATCACTTTGATGGACTTGTGAGCATTTTATCAAGGTGGGATGTTgttaaaattatacaatattacTTGGAGAAGAAAAAAGTGTACAACCAATTTATGTATAGTTGTTTTGGCTGCTTATTAAAAGTGAACCTAGAGAATTggaacaattttttttgtggCCAAATCGTACACTATCTTTTACAACGACGTATTGTAAGCTTAAAGAAAAAGGAGATTTGGTTCATAATTGATGGTAAGCCAATTCGATTTTGTATGAAGGAGTTTGCTATGATTAACGGACTGAATTGTGAAAAAATTCACACTGATAAGGCTTTATATGATGAAGGGGCATCCAAATCTGAATCTGTAGAATCTATTGGAGAATTTCCACCCAAGGCAAAAGATTTTTTAGATCTAGTGTTGAACAAAAAGAGTAGTCTaacaaaaaatgatttaaaggaaATATTAAAGAGTGACAGATTTGATGCGCAAACAAAGTTGAAGATCGCTATGGTGTGGTTTGTTGAGTCTTTTTTATGGGTTGGTGATCAAAAACGGACTGTTGATATAAAGAATATGAAATTGATGACAAACTTTGATTACTTTAATGCATATCCTTGGGGTAGGCGTTCTTTTGAGATGGCAGTTGAATTTCTTATAAATGTTAACTTAAAGAAAAAGTCTGcagaatgaaagaaaaataattccACATCTAAAGGTTATAGCTTGCAAGGATTTTCTTGGGCTTTTATGGtaagattaaataatttatGGTGAGATAAATATTGAACAAGTTATGTATCGATCTGAAATTTAATTGGTCATAACAAGTTATGTATCGATCTGAAACTTATATACTAATATTTATTTAGTACTTTTTTGTTTTCAATATAGGTGTGGGCTTTCGAAGCAATTCCTATACTAGGAGAGGCTTTTGGGCAGCCATTGATAGAATCTTCCTTGCCACTTTCAAGATTGCTCCAATGGTACGATAAAAAGAAGACACTCTCAGATTATAAAACAGTGTTATTAACAATGCAAAATAAAGAGGTGAATACTTAAGCTTGTTTGGTGCGATATTTCATTTTAGAAGTTTTTATTATTGtagttttatttaataatttattttcttataggtTGTGGTGCATCCTACTTTGGTTCATACTAATgttgagtcaaaaatattatatttgattaattggGAGGATTCAAAAGATGAGGTGGATGAGAATATAGATCGGTTGACAAAAGTAGTTAGTGGTGTGACACGATTAGTTAACTCTTCTCTCGAAAGGCATGAGATTCCGATAGCTATGGATCACGACGAACGTGAAACTGATATTAGAAGACAACCATCAAAGGGAGTtactgaaaatattaatttgagtGATTCATCAGATAAACTTTCTCAACTTATTGAATTATGTGCAAATATGTTTAATGAGATGAAGGATATGAACAAGAAGTTGAATGAAAGAATGGATGGTCTCGATGCTAAAGTAGACCACTTGAGTGGTATAGTGGGTGATTTGCATGTCCAGATAGAAAAATTAAGCAAAAAAAAAGTATGATGATGAAAATTTTAAGGTGGGTGATGAACAACCAGATATGTTGGAAAAGAAGGTAATTGGTGAGTTTGAAGAGGAAGGAAGCAACATGGTTGACAAAGATGAAGCTACCAAATTTGCGGGAGTATGTACTACAAGGgtgaaaagaacaaaaaaaactaATCCAAAATATGATTCCCCTTTTGCAACAGATCTCAGACAAAAGAAAATTTGGGAGGCTTCGAAgaatatgaaaacttataaaaGGAGAAAGATTGACGGTGATAGTTAGTAATTCTGTTATGATATTTTTTGAATCTGTCGGATAGAGTATGGATCAATCGGTTTAATTAAAATTTGTCTTGAATTATATTTAAGTTTAAAAAATTAGCGTATTTATATTATGCCACTTTTGTTCTCACTGATGGAAATATTCGacttattttaatttcattaataattttGCAGTGTAGATTTTCTATcatcatttatttcatttatagtCATTGAAAAATTTATGAACTGTCCGACAGATACATGATCTGTCTGTTAGATGTGATATCggatatttattttcttacttgTACATCCAAGTTGCGCTTTAGTTTGTaatattgttctttttttttcacaaaaaaagAGAATGTAACATCAAATTTTCTCTCGTATAAATGCTGATAAATTGAGCATCTGTCCGACAGATACATGATCTGTCTGTTACAGGCTTACAGCAGATGCTTTGGTCCGCCAGATGTGGTATCGATCGCTCTTTATCGTCTTATTCCTTATTagttatatgttgatatttcgTATTGACTTGAGAGTTGATGAATAAGGAGTAAAACtaatgaaaaattcaaaaaatacttAGCATGAGCGTTCGAGTATGTTCACTAacaaattgttgatttatccgACATATACATGATCTATGTGAGttaaaacaataaagaataaaaaaatttaacacTTGTAATCTTAAATTACAATAAGAGAATTTAACACTTGTAGTCCTAAATTACAATAAGAAAATTTAACACTAACTGCATATTTAGAGTTCAAGTACGTTTATCGGGACAAGTAGTCTTCTTGTGGCCGACTTGCTTGCAGAGAGAACATTTGTTTCGCTTTTTAACACCTTCACCAACTGTTTATATCGGATATTTGTCCCTCGAAAAAGCACTTGCATTAGTCATATACTTGACACAAACAAGATCATGTCCACAACTCAATTCACCTCTTCTAATGAtagttttcatgaatttatCAAAGGTAACATCACTGCTCACGAGCATTGTTCGAACTGTATCATTTTGAGAATTCCATCTCCACGATTTCTTGTCATCTACTCACTTTCCAAAATAATCAACAAGTAAGACAACTCCTGTCATGATTTTGTACCTATCTACAATAAATAATGTAACGTTATTAGAAACTAGTAAAATGAAACATTATTGCaaacatgaaaataaaaaataaaaaaatctataaTGAATCTGTCGGACTAATTACTATGATCGATCAGCTATTGAATAACATAGAGGACTGATATATAATCGGTCAGATCGATGGTCAATCGGTCCATTGCAGACCAGATTCCATCTGCATAATAATTctacaaatatataaaattcattTGTGTACCTTCAAACTGAGGTCTTGATATAATGTTTTAACATAAGTCCGAGCTAATGCTACTCTAAAATAGTGTTAATCGGATTTAAATTGAGCTTGACTATTTCTTTAAAACTTTAACATCATCTTTCTCCAAATATAGCTTGTTAAAACCAACTTCACTTAAAAGGAAAGAGTTTTAGAACCTCAATAATACACAATCATATGCACAGAGGATAGATTGAGAGTGGAAGAagaacaatagaagaaagtagaAAAAAAGACGTTGAAAGagattttggaggatttttcttatttttattttttattgttgatTTTGAATCAATTTGTAGTTCATAAAAGATGAGTACTAATCtaacataataattaaattctaAATCACAATTAAATTAGAATTTTTTACCGTGGGTCATTCCACtaagaaaaaaaacttaaacCCGTTTAATTAGATAAAAGACTTAGGAATTTTCCACCGTCCGGCTAAAATCTCGACATTTCTCCACCGTCCGGCTAGTCGGCAACCGTCGCTCCCCGTAATGAGCAGAACCGGCGCGACTCCCTCaatctttcttctcttcctcttcttccttgtTCTCTCCAAGCCATCACCTTgttcctctttttctttcccATTTTCCAACTACCATGCCGTCTTCTCTCTTTCACACTCGCTATTCTCCCGCGTCGCCAATCTCCGGGAAGCTCGCGGAGACTACGACGGCGCCTCCAGAGCTCGATCCATTGCCAAAAAACTGGAGAATGGTATGGGTATTGGTTTCTGGAAAGTCATGTGGAACGTGGGTTGGGATTATGCAAGGAATTATGCTTGGAGAGATGCTACGTCGTTTGAAATGTTCGGTGCTTTCTCTGAGCTGAATGAAATTCTGCGTGGTCTAAGCGACTTTTCGAGTGTGAGTTCAGATAGGGAAAGGGTTAACTGGATGAATCGAAATTATGAAAATCTATTCACATTTTCAAAATCTCTTTTTGGTAAATTTCGGAAGGTGTTTCGACAACCCGTAAGTTTCTACTTTTATATCTTTGGGTTAATTAGTAGAACAGTATTTGCATATTTACAGAGCATGGCATCCTTTCGAGCACACACTAGTTGGTACTATTACTTACTGCCTCCCAAAACAAGTGTCCTTTAGAATAATAAATACTATACTAGTTATAGTTTACTAAGTTATCCTAATTAgatgtttcttgagaattgaGTGAGCACTATTAACGATAAGTTATAATTGGAAACAATTACTACTTTTTGTCTTGAATTCCTAAAGGGACACTTATTTTGGGACGGATGGAGGATATCAGAATCAGCTTTGCATCTAGGATCCAATACCACCACCTTGACGTGCTAAATGTTAGGTGAAAGATTTGCTGGTGTTTGATCAGTCGTAGAACATATGTGTAGCTATGGGTTGGGAAAATTTGATGCGTCTCCTGTAAGCCTGCAACTTTAATTAGCCGTATATTACTAGATATTGAATTCCCATGCAATTGATGAAAACGGTTAAAACTTTAAACTGATAATGTTCTGTTACACATTGAGGAAATAATGAAAGGGCGACCA
The sequence above is a segment of the Solanum dulcamara chromosome 11, daSolDulc1.2, whole genome shotgun sequence genome. Coding sequences within it:
- the LOC129875145 gene encoding uncharacterized protein LOC129875145 isoform X1 — encoded protein: MSRTGATPSIFLLFLFFLVLSKPSPCSSFSFPFSNYHAVFSLSHSLFSRVANLREARGDYDGASRARSIAKKLENGMGIGFWKVMWNVGWDYARNYAWRDATSFEMFGAFSELNEILRGLSDFSSVSSDRERVNWMNRNYENLFTFSKSLFGKFRKVFRQPQGLLKEVIETLQKEVLEGDLLKDCLELGSTDLKGLIMVFKDISSKYTSTFSTRADL
- the LOC129875145 gene encoding uncharacterized protein LOC129875145 isoform X2; protein product: MSRTGATPSIFLLFLFFLVLSKPSPCSSFSFPFSNYHAVFSLSHSLFSRVANLREARGDYDGASRARSIAKKLENGMGIGFWKVMWNVGWDYARNYAWRDATSFEMFGAFSELNEILRGLSDFSSVSSDRERVNWMNRNYENLFTFSKSLFGKFRKVFRQPGLLKEVIETLQKEVLEGDLLKDCLELGSTDLKGLIMVFKDISSKYTSTFSTRADL